Part of the Gadus morhua unplaced genomic scaffold, gadMor3.0, whole genome shotgun sequence genome is shown below.
GTAGGGGAGATCCACGGCAAGTTTGAGAACCACAGAGATAGAGGAACGTCTACGGTACAGGACTCTAGAGAAGAGCAGTGCTgagtagaatagaatagaatttaATCGAATGCAATAGAGTAAAGTAGAGTTGCCCTTTGAGGCTGTGACTGTGATTAAGGGATCTACTAATTGGATTGACTCGAGAAGAATAATAGAAGTGAGTAGAATTGTATCAAATAATAGAGCGAAGGTATGCACACTACCTCTAGGCCTACTACTCACTACAAACACTAAAACTCGTTtataacaaatcaagtttgtgATCGGATTCCTATAGCTACTCAGCAATccaggttattattatttcaatgacCTATTTTAATTTGGGATGACAGGGGCGGCCAAATCACCTGATACACAGGTGtactaaaatatgtttttctcaCCCAGACATTCTAAAGGGAATTGACTTCCGTAAGCACCCCTGGACGACATCAACAACCGGGCCCAAGCCGAGCAGCGCCTACCTGGCAGCTCCAGGATCAGGGTGAGGGGCTGACACTCGTAGTGAGCGGAGGACACCGAGCACTCCGCCCAGGGACCCTTGATGTTGCTCTCTTCGGACTTCTTGCAGGCGTTCGTGCCGTATTTACACATGATGACCCagttgttggtggaggtggcaacCAGGATGCACAGCCACCCGGGGCAGCCCATAAGGAAGCCGCCAACTTGCGACCGGCCATGGATCACAGAAGATCGTTCACTAAATACACGAAGtgagaacaaaaacaaacgaGACTCGCAGTCCTAAACTCGAAAACTCGAAAAAATGTAATCGTTGATGTAAAAAATGatgtaaacatgttttttaCAGGACAATCCAATCCAGTACTGTGTGATCGCGGTGTCCAGTTGACTGAATAATTATCTAGTTACAGATTCGTCGTGACTTTCTCAAGGATGATGTCTGCAATCCACCGGCCCAGTACTTTtggttgataaaaaaaaatacttgcgtcaaacgtcagccaatcagagacttGGGAATAACTATCCAAAAGAAGAAGGACGTTGCTCTATCAATCTCTCTGGAAAGTGGTCTGCACTTAACCCTGCCTCGGGCCCTATCATTCTCAACCTTTTAGAGCAGTTTGTCGGAGACGAATGAATTAAGGAGATCTGGCTCCATCTAGTGCGGTCCTGCTGATCTCCTCAGCAACATGACCCTGTCACAACCGTAGACCAGAACACATGGAGTCAGCCTATGTCCCACCGACATACTCTATATTTACATGTATATTATAAACAGTATACtatgaatatattttatattcttattttgtgtgtgtgtgtgtgtgtgtgtgtgtgtgtgtgtgtgtgtgtgtgtgtgtgtgtgtgtgtgtgtgtgtgtgtgtgtgtgtgtgtgtgtgtgtgtgcgtgcgtgcgtgtgtgtgtgtgtgcgtgcgtttgtgtttaaTCTGTCGAACACTGACGTCTACTCAGCCTCTCCGGAGGCTCTCCTGCCCGTTCGGTTGCTACACTTATTTCCCCTtcaactgttgttgtttaatGACGCGAACGCCTTTATTAATTCCCATTGGTCGTGcgggtccgcctcctccctcccgtcGAGTCCCGCCGGTTCAGAACTTCAGGAGACCAGACGACCATCCTCCACACTCATGGGGGCGttgggactgctgctgctgctggggctcctctCCGGGGGGTCTGCAGGTAGGACCCTTCAGAGCGTCCCGGTCCGAACTATATATAGAGCCGgaactagaactatagtggTCCCGAAGCAGTGCTTAGTGTCGCTGTCTTTACTGTTGATATGAAACTGCGtttgtgtacaatctcaaactcGAACAACTAATCCACAGGATGATTAATCATTCACTTGTTCCGATATTTAAACTGAATTTTCAGAAACCAGTTTGCCTTTTGTTTCGACCTCGTTTCATTTTGGGTCCGAGCTGAGAAAACGAAAGTTAGTCTGAGACTAAACCGGATGATGATGTTGGGTTTCTGAATCTGTTCTTAAAGTCAACAGATGTGTTGGTTTATCAGAACCACTTTCATACTGTTCGACCCTACTCACTTTAATTCTTTATCAAttcaacacagatagctaggttaacccattccctgtatacaacacagatagctaggttaacccattccctgtatacaacacagatagctaggttaacccattccctgtatacaacacagatagctaggttaacccattccccctataccacacagatagctaggttaacccattccccctatacaacacagatagctaggttaacccattccccctatacaacacagatagctaggttaacccattcctagTTGAGTGGAGGATTCAAATGAAGCTTAGATAAAGCGTTTCACTGTAACCTGGAGAGATGTCAATACATTTAAAAGAAATCCTCCATAAATGTTCTGTagacagggggcggagccacatactgggggggagggggcggggccacatgctggggagggggcggagccacatgctgggggggagggggcggggccacatgctggggggggggggggggcggagtcacacgctggggggggagggggcggagctacatgctgggggggggcacatgctgggggggggaggagggggtggagccacacgctggggggggtctgtctgtctgtctgtctgtcgcaaGTGATGTACAgcattaacctgtctgtctgtctgtctgtctgtctgtctgtctgtctgtctgtctgtctgtctgtctgtccacagtGATTCACTCTCTGAGGTATTTCGTCACGGCGTCGTCTGGCCTCTCGTCCTTCCCAGAGTTTGTGTCTGTTGGGATGGTGGATGAGGTTCAGTTTGTTCACTATGACAGCGTCAGTGAGAGAGCCGTACCCAAACAGGCCTGGATGGACCAGCTCACCAGAGAACACCCAGACTactgggaggaggagactgGAAGATATCAGGGTCAACAGCAAGTCTTCAAGGGCAACGTAGAGACGGCTAAGAAGCGCTTCAACCAGACGGGAGGTATGTtcatacattatatatgtacacacacacacacacacacacacacacacacacacacacacacacacacacacacacacacacacacacacacacacacgcaggagcgcacacacacacacgcaggagcacacacacacacacacacacacacacacacacacacacacacacacacacacacacacacacacacacacacacacacacacacaggagcacacacacacacgcaggagcacacacatacacacacacacgcaggagcacacacacacacacacacacacacacacacacgcaggagcacacacacacacacacgcaggagcacacacacacacacacacacacacacacacacacacacacgcacacacgtttccATGActaccaacacacccacatgtcCAGAGGCCACAGTACTGACCACAGAGGGCATCCCATAATACCTCTAGAGCagcacccagacagacagacagttaacctacagacagacagacagttaacctacagacagacagttaaccttcagacagacagacagttaacctacagacagacagttaacctacagacagagagacagttaacctacagacagacagttaacctacagacagacagacagttaacctacagacagacagttaaccttcagacagacagacagttaacctacagacagacagacagttaacctacagacagacagacaattaacctacagacagacagacagttaacctacagacagacagacaacctacagacagacagttaaccttcagacagacagacagttaacctacagacagacagacagttaacctacagacagacagttaacctacagacagacagttaacctctctctctctctctctctctctcgctctcgctctcgctctctctctctctctctcaggtgcccaCGTGTTTCAGAtgatgtctggctgtgagtggaatgatgaggatgatacTACTGATGATTATCACCAGTATGCCTACGATGGAGAGGACTTCATAGCGTTTGACCtgaagaccctgacctgggTCGCTCCAGTACGTCAGGCTGTCCCCTCCAAACTGAGATGGGATCAGGATAGAGCTATGAATCAATACAGGAAGAACTACTACACCATGgagtgtgttgattggctgaagaagtaCCTGGCCTACgggaagagcactctgcagagaacaggtagagtcacatgacctggtgggCGTCACCGACTCTTGTCTGGTGGATTAACTGATACACTACAGCagtagtgccccccccccccccgtcgttttatttttatcaaAAGGAACattaaatgtaggctacataAGTGTAATTTTATCTTGGACAAAAATCATGTGCACTTAACGTGAACAACATATTCACATCACCTGAATAATCAAGTGAATAACAGTTAACTATCAGACCAATCGCTAAACAGATCACCAGACTTAGCCATTAGTAAAGCTATATTGTAAGACGCCAACATCCCGCTTTCACTTTGATTGGCGTTCCGGGCGAACAGGATGTTGATTGTAGGACGCCTTGAACGGTGATCCCTCAGAGACTGGAGTAGGCCGGATCGTTGCATGCCTTGTCaggatgttttttaaatgaatgttccTGTAACCGTGAGGGTTTCATGGCCTCATTAGAGAAAACGTGATCTCAGAGCAGGCACAGGTAAACCACTGGTGATCTCTGAAGGAATAAATCATCATTTATGCAATTGACATTTTACTGTCTGTCCTTTTTCTCGCTATCCGCCAtgtttcattgtgttgtgttggttattgaactgttaacccgtgaacttgggttatgtttatcatcgttactatagagatcatgacgatagctgctgtaacgggagtccgggcgtgtgcaggaccgaaccgcgctgtatgatCCCTGTTACACTGAGCACAGAGAGTGAagagtagctgagacggtagaggggttagaaactcATGAattaaaataggctatttatttatttcaggtaccctatttttgcaccaaaaagatttgaaaaccatgaaagtttaaatatatatttatttttctctctctctccccccccccccctctctctcccccccccccccccctctctctccagagcgtccgcgggtgtctctgctccagaggagcccctcctccccagtggtgtgccatgctacaggcttctaccctgacagggtggtggtgttctggaggagagacggccaggagctccatgagcaggtgaaccccggggaggtcctccccaaccacgacgggaccttccaggtcagcgtggacctggacctcatggccgtcccacaggaggactgggggaggtacgagtgtgtggtccagctgaaaggcatcgaggacatccccacccccctggaccccgccctcatcaggaccaacgggggtaagactggtggtggaggggattgaggtggtggattgtgggtaaatgagtTCCATGAATAGGGCTAGGCTCAGATCAGTCCCTGAGTGACCCTGAGCTCCAGAACACATTTTAGAGGAATAGTTACACTGACGTTGTGTAGCATCACGTGACCGTAGACATGTGGTTCAATGATGGAGGGACGGACGGGGCAGGGTCTGTAATAACATCTATTATTAGAcacctgattttattttattgatttaccTTCAAGGCAAGAGTCACCTCCTTGTTTTCATCCTCGTTGGTgtcgctgttgctgctgttgttgttgctgctgctgttgttggagtctttgtgtaccagaagaggaacggtgagtggatcaaactctccaggaggacaaacacctgatctccacctgctcttacttcctgtccccttcctaGAATCTGATAGGTTGTCTTCATACACTGGAGGTCTGGTGGTAGAAACCTCTCCACCTCTGAATGCTGAACCTTCTCCAATGTCCACAGATATGTTGtggcattaagaatatgaaagtaTAATAACATGAGGATATTCACCACTGATACAACACTAATCATTTATCTTGATCCTTAGATTCAGACAAGCGTCACAAACCAGTTGGTgagtaaaatatgttttattgcaGTTCTGCTCTTATGATCAATGCTACTACCAATACAGAGTCCTTGGTGACCTTGGTGACTGGTCTAGCTCattggactatacagctctgtagatctggaaacatctagatacatctatctcactggactatacagctctatagatctagatacatctagctcactggaccatacagctctatagatctagatacatctagctcactggactatacagctctatagatctagatacatctagctcactggaccatacagctctatagatctagatacatctagctcactggactatacagctctatagatctagaaatATCAAGCAGACTGGACTATACAgttctatagatctagatccatctagctcactggactatacagctctatagatctggatacatctagctcactggactatacagctctatagatctagatccatctagctaactggactatacagctctatagatctagatacatctagctcactggactatacagctctatagatctagatccatctagctcatgacctcacctcctcccattctgcTACCTCCCAGGTTCTTCTGACCGCTGCTCTGAGAACACTGAGGGGCAGAATCCGGCTCCTGAGGCCCAACCTCTGACCACAGTCAGTACTTTACCACTTTACAATACTTATTCAGTCATATGTTAAAAGTTATACATTATCAGCAGcctacttcatcacagtaatggTAATACTTTAACAATAATCCATCTCAGTGATAGATTAACAGTCATATGTTAACggaacttcatcacagtaatagatTAATAGTCATATTTTAACAGTACTGCATCACAGTAATAGATTAACAGTCATATTTTAAAGATACAAGATTATTTTACAATGTTGTGTTGCGTGTAATGAACTGTATTGTAAATTGTCTCCATCTTGTCTCCCGACTCCTGTGGCACCtggccccttctctctctctctccctctctctcacacacacacacacacacacacacacacacacacacacacacacacacacacacacacacacacacacacacacacacacacagaccccatctACATAGTTTCCTGGTACAAGAGGACCTACAGTGTGTATATATCCTGTCACATTAGACTTCAGCAGTAATTGATAAATGTTTAGTCTAGTAAACCGATATCCAGCCCGCGTCGCCTCGTCTGAACCCACGCGGAGGAAAgagtcactttctctttcagacGACCACGGGATTTATTTGATATCAGTACTAATGActtagaaaaaataaacaaactccaTTCATAGACTATTGGTCAAGAGTCGCCTTGGCCAGAGCCGCAATGATATGTAAATTTGAAGCGTTCATGAGCGACAACAATACCACAAAATAAGATCTCATAAGGACGCCCCATTATAACATAAGCAGCTAtgactcagaggagataacccctcccactttatgactcagtggagataacccctcccactttatggctcagaggagataacccctcccactttatggctcagaggagataacccctcccactgtatggctcagaggagataacccctcccactgtatggctcagaggagataacccctcccactttatgactcagaggagataacccctcccactttatggctcagaggagacaACCCCTCCCACTAtcgctcagaggagataacccctcctactttatggctcagaggagacaACCCCTCCCACTAtcgctcagaggagataacccctcctactttatggctcagaggagataacccctcctacTGTCACTCTGCGTTCACAGGCCgtgactgccctctagtggaggagatgagagctGAGGAAGACGGGGCAGGATGGGCCTACAACTGGTGTACAGTATTATGTATAAAGGTTGCTTTTTGAGATAATGCTTTATAATCTACAGTTGGTTTATAAAGTAACTAATGTACTGTTACTGATATTTATTGATGTTATTAAGCAGCTGTTTTAGGTGGAGAATGAGATTGCAaccaaacaattaaataaataaagaattttTGTACGGTGAATTTTGTGTTGAATGAATAGTTGTTTATTTTCCCACTAACAGTTAACGTTAAAACATACAGACGCAGGCGTATCGCCTCCAAATGTATGCTGGGTAATAATGTGCTAATCCCATAGCTGCCCACAGAGTCGATGCGTCCTCATCAATCACTTGTCAACAGAGCAGAATTCGGCCAACAACCCGAGCAGGTTAttaaagagacacagggacTGTCCAGTCTGAAACAACATTAAAATAGTTCACATTCTATGGATAA
Proteins encoded:
- the LOC115539364 gene encoding H-2 class I histocompatibility antigen, Q9 alpha chain isoform X3, which codes for MGALGLLLLLGLLSGGSAVIHSLRYFVTASSGLSSFPEFVSVGMVDEVQFVHYDSVSERAVPKQAWMDQLTREHPDYWEEETGRYQGQQQVFKGNVETAKKRFNQTGGAHVFQMMSGCEWNDEDDTTDDYHQYAYDGEDFIAFDLKTLTWVAPVRQAVPSKLRWDQDRAMNQYRKNYYTMECVDWLKKYLAYGKSTLQRTERPRVSLLQRSPSSPVVCHATGFYPDRVVVFWRRDGQELHEQVNPGEVLPNHDGTFQVSVDLDLMAVPQEDWGRYECVVQLKGIEDIPTPLDPALIRTNGGKSHLLVFILVGVAVAAVVVAAAVVGVFVYQKRNDKRHKPVGSSDRCSENTEGQNPAPEAQPLTTAVTAL
- the LOC115539364 gene encoding H-2 class I histocompatibility antigen, Q9 alpha chain isoform X1 — protein: MGALGLLLLLGLLSGGSAVIHSLRYFVTASSGLSSFPEFVSVGMVDEVQFVHYDSVSERAVPKQAWMDQLTREHPDYWEEETGRYQGQQQVFKGNVETAKKRFNQTGGAHVFQMMSGCEWNDEDDTTDDYHQYAYDGEDFIAFDLKTLTWVAPVRQAVPSKLRWDQDRAMNQYRKNYYTMECVDWLKKYLAYGKSTLQRTERPRVSLLQRSPSSPVVCHATGFYPDRVVVFWRRDGQELHEQVNPGEVLPNHDGTFQVSVDLDLMAVPQEDWGRYECVVQLKGIEDIPTPLDPALIRTNGGKSHLLVFILVGVAVAAVVVAAAVVGVFVYQKRNDSDKRHKPVGSSDRCSENTEGQNPAPEAQPLTTAVTAL
- the LOC115539364 gene encoding H-2 class I histocompatibility antigen, Q9 alpha chain isoform X2, with protein sequence MGALGLLLLLGLLSGGSAVIHSLRYFVTASSGLSSFPEFVSVGMVDEVQFVHYDSVSERAVPKQAWMDQLTREHPDYWEEETGRYQGQQQVFKGNVETAKKRFNQTGGAHVFQMMSGCEWNDEDDTTDDYHQYAYDGEDFIAFDLKTLTWVAPVRQAVPSKLRWDQDRAMNQYRKNYYTMECVDWLKKYLAYGKSTLQRTERPRVSLLQRSPSSPVVCHATGFYPDRVVVFWRRDGQELHEQVNPGEVLPNHDGTFQVSVDLDLMAVPQEDWGRYECVVQLKGIEDIPTPLDPALIRTNGGKSHLLVFILVGVAVAAVVVAAAVVGVFVYQKRNDSDKRHKPVGSSDRCSENTEGQNPAPEAQPLTTTPST